The proteins below are encoded in one region of Phaseolus vulgaris cultivar G19833 chromosome 1, P. vulgaris v2.0, whole genome shotgun sequence:
- the LOC137815765 gene encoding uncharacterized protein, which translates to MVRTKITANPPPSSQNPSSQAHNLSRAPGAPSSQAERPATSSPDLAQATPPVVGGASIPTPDYKKLYPWASAALLKETSSINSALAVLRLRKGDQPDLSFHNEHDNLMLGKGKLAELRALARAHGLASGSQTVPNSVVEIAAAQGRSPPQDPAPPKALPAQQRKKLILGKLKRKTPQVVHEDEEEDDEATEDGLITKRRRVVPSSPPAQPPPPTSTPPSPPAPLPTPPPPPTATPSVQAVPLAAAFPVVEAAEPNFMENPPSASTPYVSAGGGPSSTASYAEAAAGGDEGAHNSPIIITESPSSPPRQEAPPHQPTQEGGGENQYQAPPALPRANLPLAVKGMWEPFSAKLKMMAEDLPSIISKAVESSSKKLQDDISVLQEENRIIRIEAEKLSSQEKIELESKLVPYRLKVADLEASIKADAAKVENLEKRSVDREVFLGIVEKERDDTMAKLAEAKEENEKIAAKLAQAQAESKRVTEDLLQARETTEELKKRAEELEQQTEGLKKQTEELELSSAQILAAGFDAALEQFACQYPDLDLSMVSLNNEVVDGKIIPSED; encoded by the exons ATGGTTCGTACAAAGATAACCGCGAATCCTCCCCCTTCGTCACAAAACCCTTCATCACAAGCGCATAACCTatcgcgagcacctggtgctccctcttcccaggctgagaggcctgcaacctctagccctgacctggctcaggctactccaccggtcgtcggaggagcctccatcccTACCCCAGACTATAAGAAGCTTTACCCCTGGGCCAGCGCGGCTCTGCTGAAAGAAACTTCTTCAATAAACTCCGCGCTGGCGGTGCTCCGACTAAGGAAGGGGGACCAGCCGGATCTTTCATTTCACAACGAGCACGACA ATCTTATGTTGGGCAAAGGGAAActggctgaactgagggcgctcgcccgagcccatgggttggcgtcgggctcccagactgtgcccaactcagtggtggagatcgccgccgctcagggcagatcgccccctcaagATCCAGCCCCTCCAAAAGCCTTGCCCGCCCAACAGCGCAAGAAACTCATCCTCGGGAAGctaaagaggaaaacccctcaggtggtccatgaggatgaagaagaagacgatgaggcaactgaagatggcctcatcaccaaaagaagaagggtggtgccttcttcaccacctgctcaacctcctcctccaacatcaacaccgcccTCACCACCAGCTCCCCTTCCAACACCTCCTCCTCCCCCAACTGCAACACCGTCGGTTCAAGCAGTTCCTTTGGCGGCTGCATTTCCCGTGGTTGAGGCTgctgagcccaacttcatggagaaccccccgagcgcctccacgccatatgtatctgctggagggggtccttCTTCAACTGCCTCGTACGCCGAAGCTGCggcaggtggggatgaaggtgctcacaactcacccatcatcatcaccgagtccccctcgtcaccaccacgccaagaagctccacctcatcaaccaactcaagaaggtggtggcgagaaccagtACCAGGCTCCTCCAGCGCTTCCGCgagcaaaccttccccttgcgGTCAAAGGgatgtgggaacccttctcagcaaaactcaaaatgatggcagaggatctcccctccatcatatcaaaggCTGTGGAAAGTTCCAGCAAGAAACTCCAGGacgacatctccgtgctccaagaggagaatcgcataataaggattgaggcggagaagttgtcct ctcaagagaagatcgagctggagagcaaactggtcccctaccgtctcaaggtggctgacctggaagCGTCGATCAAAGccgatgcagccaaggtagaaaaccttgagaagaggtcagtagatcgggaggtcttcttggggatagttgaaaaggagagagatgacaccatggccaaactcgccgaggccaaagagGAGAATGAGAAGATCGCCGCaaagctggcccaggcgcaggcggaatccaagagggttactgaagaccttcttcaagctcgtgaaacaactgaagaactcaagaaacgaGCTGAAGAATTAGAGCAGCAgaccgaggggctcaagaagcaaaccgaagaactcgagctgagctctgcccaaatccttgctgctgggtttgacgccgccctggagcaatttgCGTGTCAATACCCTGAtttggatctctccatggtgtcgctgaacaatgaagtggtggatgggaagatcattccttctgaagactag